The following are from one region of the Fimbriimonadaceae bacterium genome:
- a CDS encoding LemA family protein, producing the protein MNGYAAAFCLAVVLAAGVWIHRDLAVSRRRADEAWRQVEALLGQRHALAYDLVLFMDQFGLWDQSVADGVLTAARLARESSDLATRARAEDALSAAILTGFHSVRARVDDPENLEVYQRRWLTVEDKVVFAKQYYNDVADSYNARLSRRRNRMVRRAFHMRPREQFGYNARFRVRDRA; encoded by the coding sequence ATGAACGGATACGCGGCTGCCTTCTGTCTTGCCGTGGTCCTCGCCGCCGGCGTTTGGATCCATCGGGATCTCGCCGTGTCACGTCGCCGGGCCGACGAGGCTTGGCGCCAAGTAGAGGCCCTGCTCGGGCAACGGCACGCCCTCGCCTACGACCTCGTCTTGTTCATGGACCAGTTCGGCTTATGGGACCAATCCGTCGCCGACGGCGTCCTTACCGCCGCCCGGCTCGCCCGGGAATCATCTGACCTGGCCACCCGGGCCCGTGCCGAAGACGCCCTGTCCGCCGCAATCCTCACCGGGTTCCACTCCGTGCGCGCCCGGGTCGACGACCCGGAAAACCTTGAGGTGTACCAACGGCGTTGGCTGACGGTCGAAGACAAGGTGGTCTTTGCCAAGCAGTACTACAACGACGTCGCGGACTCCTACAACGCCAGGCTGTCCCGGCGGAGGAACCGGATGGTGCGCCGTGCCTTTCACATGCGGCCCCGCGAGCAGTTCGGCTATAACGCCCGGTTCCGGGTCAGGGACCGCGCCTGA
- a CDS encoding DUF4139 domain-containing protein: protein MFTAAVTLAASVASAPIDSELTIYNGGFALVKQRRTLDLKAGVQSVGVEDVAQLIEANSVAIRSLSAPGSFNVLEQNYQYDLVSPIAILNKAVGQQVTFIRTLDNGSRDVVKGKLLSSPTAMVSQGDGRSNYTYNGMVIQTADGKILLNPSGEVQVDSLPAGLISKPTLMWLLDSEKAGRNDIELSYLTQGMGWKSDYVLSLDKDGKVGDLKGWVTLTNNSGVSYENTKLKLLAGDVNRARPQEMAAPRGGRVMAKEMDMREEQFGDYHLYTLPRPATVRNNEMKQVSLLESTGIQVSKKLLVDAMFPFRGGYYPNEGVVGTGDIKPTIFLEIMNTKANKLGLALPKGTFKVFQTDSSGSLQMLGEDSIDHTPKDEKVSLRVGQAFDVRVNRKRTAFEWLRRGKACRETFQIEVRNRKDTPETVTVWERHWGEHKVTKQNMEGKWLDNDTLEYVVHLAANEVKTVEYTIETSWD from the coding sequence ATGTTCACTGCAGCAGTCACTTTGGCCGCCAGCGTCGCAAGCGCACCGATCGACAGCGAGCTCACGATCTACAACGGGGGGTTCGCCCTGGTCAAGCAGCGCCGGACGCTGGACCTCAAGGCCGGAGTCCAGTCGGTCGGCGTCGAAGACGTGGCCCAGTTGATCGAGGCGAACAGTGTCGCGATCCGTAGCCTTTCGGCACCGGGCTCGTTCAACGTCCTCGAACAGAACTACCAGTACGACCTCGTCAGCCCGATCGCCATTCTCAACAAGGCGGTCGGCCAACAGGTGACGTTCATCCGCACTCTCGACAACGGCTCGCGGGACGTGGTCAAGGGCAAGTTGCTCAGTTCACCGACCGCCATGGTCAGCCAGGGCGACGGCCGGAGCAACTACACCTACAACGGCATGGTCATCCAGACCGCCGACGGCAAGATCCTCTTGAACCCGAGCGGCGAGGTCCAGGTCGACTCGTTGCCCGCCGGACTGATCAGCAAGCCGACTTTGATGTGGCTGCTGGACAGCGAGAAGGCCGGTCGGAACGACATCGAGTTGAGCTACCTGACCCAGGGTATGGGGTGGAAGAGCGACTATGTCCTGTCGTTGGACAAGGACGGCAAAGTCGGGGACCTGAAGGGTTGGGTCACGCTGACGAACAACTCCGGGGTCAGCTATGAGAACACCAAGCTCAAGCTTTTGGCCGGTGATGTCAACCGGGCGCGGCCCCAGGAGATGGCGGCCCCACGCGGCGGTCGCGTGATGGCCAAGGAGATGGACATGCGGGAGGAGCAGTTTGGCGACTACCACCTCTACACTCTGCCGCGTCCCGCGACGGTGCGCAACAACGAGATGAAGCAGGTCAGCCTGCTGGAGTCCACGGGCATCCAGGTGAGCAAGAAGCTCCTCGTCGACGCGATGTTCCCGTTCCGGGGCGGTTACTACCCCAATGAAGGCGTCGTGGGCACGGGCGACATCAAGCCGACCATCTTTTTGGAGATCATGAACACGAAGGCCAACAAGCTGGGCTTGGCCTTACCCAAGGGCACCTTCAAGGTGTTCCAAACGGACAGTTCGGGGTCGCTCCAGATGCTGGGCGAGGACTCGATCGACCACACACCGAAGGACGAGAAGGTGAGCCTGCGCGTCGGCCAGGCGTTTGATGTCCGGGTCAACCGTAAGCGCACCGCCTTTGAGTGGCTCAGGCGGGGCAAGGCTTGCCGCGAGACTTTCCAAATCGAGGTGCGCAACCGCAAGGACACGCCAGAGACGGTGACGGTTTGGGAACGCCATTGGGGCGAGCACAAGGTCACCAAGCAGAACATGGAAGGGAAGTGGCTGGACAACGACACCCTGGAGTACGTCGTCCACTTGGCAGCCAACGAAGTCAAAACGGTCGAGTACACGATCGAGACATCTTGGGACTAG
- a CDS encoding helix-turn-helix transcriptional regulator: protein MSAEAVAVFAALGDGVRATIVERLAREGQVPATSLAEGLPVTRQAVAKHVLVLRASGLVSVRKDGRRQLVSLQPEKLDVAQEWLARRARMWDDRLAALRDLVEGSEG from the coding sequence ATGAGCGCCGAGGCTGTCGCCGTGTTCGCCGCCTTGGGAGACGGCGTGCGGGCCACGATCGTGGAACGCCTCGCTCGGGAGGGGCAGGTACCCGCGACGTCTTTGGCCGAAGGCTTGCCGGTGACGCGGCAGGCCGTGGCCAAACATGTCCTCGTGCTTCGCGCATCCGGCCTGGTGTCGGTCCGCAAGGACGGTCGTCGCCAGTTGGTCTCCTTGCAGCCGGAGAAGCTGGACGTCGCACAAGAGTGGCTCGCCCGGCGGGCTCGGATGTGGGACGACCGGCTGGCCGCCCTCAGGGACTTGGTCGAAGGCTCGGAGGGATGA
- a CDS encoding SRPBCC domain-containing protein: MKTRTDFIGREIIIKAPRERVWESVRHPDGMAKWFFNSWRGEWEVGKTVWFYFDGYGEIPAIPTEISDERVSFAWTRYSEETADPTLDDFALRVTFEVFDHAEGTLLKVLETGYNNMSEDDYAKEFPDHEEGWTMELGELVASVETQ, translated from the coding sequence ATGAAGACACGCACTGACTTCATCGGTAGAGAGATCATCATCAAGGCTCCCCGCGAGCGCGTCTGGGAGTCTGTCCGTCATCCCGACGGCATGGCCAAGTGGTTTTTCAACAGTTGGCGTGGCGAGTGGGAGGTCGGCAAGACCGTCTGGTTCTACTTCGACGGGTACGGCGAGATTCCGGCCATCCCGACCGAGATCAGCGACGAGCGGGTCTCGTTCGCTTGGACACGGTACTCCGAAGAGACCGCGGACCCGACCCTGGACGACTTTGCCCTCCGTGTCACGTTCGAGGTGTTCGACCACGCCGAAGGCACTCTCCTCAAAGTGCTTGAGACCGGCTACAACAACATGAGCGAAGATGACTATGCCAAGGAGTTTCCCGACCACGAGGAAGGGTGGACGATGGAGCTTGGCGAACTGGTCGCTTCGGTCGAGACGCAATGA
- a CDS encoding DUF1579 family protein, which translates to MRKVLSALALTCLVAASFAQAPDQEPPKEIKDLSWLVGTWTGTSAMDMEGQKADVQVSVTVTMDMKFIKMVSVNDMGFFKLNEVTYLHWDAKAKKYGMSSYTDMADTPRVEEGEYKDGALVTVSKPWDVPGMPEPTTSRSTMKKVSDTEITIILEFKQGDKWVQVMKGNVKKK; encoded by the coding sequence ATGCGAAAGGTTCTTTCTGCCCTCGCCCTTACATGCCTCGTCGCTGCCAGCTTCGCCCAAGCCCCGGACCAAGAGCCGCCCAAGGAGATCAAAGACCTCTCCTGGTTAGTCGGCACCTGGACGGGCACCTCGGCCATGGACATGGAAGGCCAGAAGGCGGACGTCCAAGTCAGCGTCACGGTGACCATGGACATGAAGTTCATCAAGATGGTCTCGGTCAACGACATGGGCTTCTTCAAGCTCAACGAGGTGACCTACCTCCACTGGGACGCCAAGGCGAAGAAGTACGGGATGAGTTCGTACACCGACATGGCCGACACGCCCCGCGTCGAGGAAGGCGAGTACAAGGACGGTGCGCTTGTCACCGTAAGCAAACCTTGGGACGTTCCGGGGATGCCCGAACCCACCACCAGCCGCTCGACGATGAAGAAGGTCTCCGACACCGAGATCACGATCATCCTGGAGTTCAAGCAAGGCGACAAGTGGGTCCAGGTGATGAAAGGCAACGTCAAGAAGAAGTAG
- the mqnC gene encoding dehypoxanthine futalosine cyclase, giving the protein MASTALPPVSIESIADKVYAGERVDATDATFLFNHPSLVDLAALADERRKWALSGRGAGTPMVDAPGGPVDRTKTVSYLIGRILNYTNVCWVRCRFCAFYRVPGHAEGYTLTDEEILEKVGDTVAQGGTEILFQGGLNPKLKIDYYERVFSLIKSRYPDVVLHALSPAEVIYIAHISKLTLEQTLERLKAVGHHSIPGAGGEILVDRVRKIIAPYKDTTDEWLDCMRTASRLGMRSTASMMFGHVETMEDRVEHLGRIRDLQDECQPFRAFVTWSFQPEETNLPIPRKASSFDYLRTLAVSRIFLDNFDNVQLSILTQGPKIAQLGLGYGANDFGSTMIEENVVSAAGNKFILNAEEFTRLIHEAGFEARQRNTRYEYL; this is encoded by the coding sequence ATGGCTTCCACCGCACTCCCTCCCGTCAGCATCGAGAGCATCGCCGACAAGGTCTATGCCGGTGAGCGCGTCGACGCCACGGACGCGACGTTTCTGTTCAACCATCCCAGCTTGGTCGACCTCGCCGCCCTTGCCGACGAACGGCGCAAGTGGGCCCTGAGCGGTCGCGGTGCGGGCACACCGATGGTCGACGCCCCGGGCGGACCGGTCGACCGGACCAAGACGGTCAGCTACCTGATCGGCCGCATCCTCAACTACACCAACGTCTGCTGGGTGCGTTGCCGGTTTTGCGCGTTCTATCGCGTCCCCGGCCACGCCGAAGGCTACACACTGACCGACGAGGAGATCCTTGAGAAGGTCGGTGACACCGTCGCCCAGGGGGGGACGGAGATCTTGTTCCAGGGCGGCCTCAACCCCAAGCTCAAGATCGACTACTACGAGCGTGTCTTCTCCCTCATCAAGTCGCGGTACCCCGACGTCGTCCTGCACGCCCTGTCGCCGGCCGAAGTCATCTACATCGCCCACATCAGCAAGCTGACCCTGGAGCAGACTCTGGAACGGCTCAAGGCGGTCGGCCACCACTCGATCCCCGGGGCGGGCGGAGAGATCCTCGTCGACCGCGTGCGCAAGATCATCGCGCCCTACAAAGACACGACCGACGAGTGGCTGGACTGCATGCGCACCGCCTCCCGGCTCGGGATGCGGTCGACCGCTTCGATGATGTTCGGCCACGTCGAGACGATGGAAGACCGGGTCGAACACCTCGGCCGCATCCGCGACCTCCAGGACGAGTGCCAACCGTTCCGGGCCTTCGTCACATGGTCGTTCCAGCCCGAGGAGACTAATCTGCCCATCCCGCGCAAGGCGTCGTCCTTCGACTACCTGCGGACACTGGCCGTCTCGCGCATCTTCCTCGACAACTTCGACAACGTGCAGCTCTCGATCCTGACCCAGGGGCCCAAGATCGCCCAGCTCGGGCTGGGCTACGGGGCCAATGACTTCGGCTCGACGATGATCGAGGAAAACGTCGTCTCGGCGGCGGGCAACAAGTTCATCCTCAATGCCGAGGAGTTCACCCGGCTCATCCATGAGGCCGGGTTTGAGGCCCGCCAGCGGAACACGCGGTACGAGTACTTGTAG
- the aroA gene encoding 3-phosphoshikimate 1-carboxyvinyltransferase — translation MSSTVQVGKVPKLQGEVRPPSDKSLTHRAYLFGAMGRGETVVENPLEGEDCEATLRIVGQMGVSHQRKKGRTHILGREDWQTPTEELDCGNSGTTMRLLAGALAGRPGLSATLVGDSSLSKRPMGRVVKPLAAMGAQIDGEKAPLRVHGTHLRGVRHTSPVASAQVKSCLLIAGLRAEGETWVTEPSLSRDHTERMFTALGVPLLREDGLTVGVKAAGWDGFKFRVPGDISSAAFWLVAAAVVPGSEVTLKDVGLNPTRTGVLDVLRQAQAGVGVYPTGDELGEPVGVVEVHFVQDLRPFTIEGALVPRLIDEIPVLAVLATQCHGTTVVRDAQEMRVKETDRIAKVTEGLRAMGADIEATDDGFVVNGPTRLKAARIEAAEDHRIAMTFAVAGMIAEGTTTIDGAESILTSYPTFWDHFHALATR, via the coding sequence GTGAGCAGCACAGTGCAGGTCGGGAAGGTGCCGAAACTCCAGGGAGAAGTCAGGCCCCCGAGTGACAAGTCCCTCACCCACCGGGCATACCTCTTCGGCGCGATGGGGCGCGGCGAGACCGTCGTCGAGAACCCGTTGGAGGGCGAGGACTGCGAGGCGACGCTGCGGATCGTCGGCCAGATGGGGGTCTCCCACCAACGCAAAAAGGGTCGGACGCACATCCTGGGCCGCGAGGACTGGCAGACCCCGACCGAAGAACTCGATTGCGGCAACAGCGGGACCACGATGCGGTTGCTGGCCGGTGCCTTGGCCGGCCGGCCGGGCCTGTCCGCCACCCTGGTCGGCGACTCCAGCTTGAGCAAGCGGCCGATGGGCCGTGTCGTGAAGCCCCTCGCCGCGATGGGCGCCCAAATCGACGGCGAGAAGGCGCCTCTTCGCGTCCACGGCACTCACCTCCGTGGCGTCCGCCACACCAGCCCAGTGGCGAGCGCCCAGGTCAAGAGTTGCCTGCTCATTGCCGGGCTGCGCGCCGAAGGCGAGACCTGGGTGACCGAACCCAGCCTGAGCCGCGACCACACCGAGCGGATGTTCACCGCCCTGGGCGTGCCGCTCTTGCGCGAGGACGGCCTCACCGTCGGGGTCAAGGCGGCGGGCTGGGACGGCTTCAAGTTCCGTGTGCCCGGCGACATCAGCAGCGCCGCCTTTTGGCTCGTCGCCGCCGCCGTCGTCCCCGGATCGGAGGTGACGCTGAAGGACGTGGGGCTGAACCCGACGCGGACAGGCGTCCTCGACGTGCTGAGGCAGGCCCAAGCCGGTGTCGGGGTCTATCCCACCGGCGACGAGCTCGGCGAACCGGTCGGCGTCGTCGAGGTCCACTTTGTCCAGGACCTGCGGCCCTTCACCATCGAGGGGGCGCTTGTCCCCCGTCTGATCGACGAGATACCGGTGCTCGCCGTCCTCGCCACCCAATGCCACGGCACCACTGTGGTCCGCGACGCGCAAGAGATGCGGGTGAAGGAGACCGACCGCATCGCCAAGGTCACGGAAGGGCTGCGGGCGATGGGCGCCGACATCGAGGCGACCGACGACGGCTTCGTGGTCAACGGCCCGACCCGGCTCAAGGCGGCCAGGATCGAGGCTGCCGAAGACCACCGGATCGCGATGACGTTCGCCGTGGCGGGCATGATCGCCGAAGGAACGACCACAATTGATGGCGCGGAGAGCATTTTGACCAGCTACCCGACCTTTTGGGACCACTTTCATGCCCTCGCGACGCGCTGA
- the cmk gene encoding (d)CMP kinase — translation MPSRRAELLVAIDGPAGAGKSTVAKILAERLSLKMLDTGAMYRAVALKCLRQAIDLSVIDEHGPDSAPTVDRVVALTASTHLEFGPGDPAPVLLDGEDVSGLIRSLEVSEAASRISVVPGVRRQLAGAQSRIVEPGGFVLEGRDVTTVVAPSADLKVFLTASIEERARRRWLEFRAKGMDVALSKVVLEVVERDWRDYKREDSPLMLAADAHIVESYGKTPDEVAGEVVRLLTPDVR, via the coding sequence ATGCCCTCGCGACGCGCTGAACTCCTCGTTGCCATCGACGGCCCCGCCGGGGCGGGCAAGTCCACCGTCGCCAAGATCTTGGCCGAGCGACTATCTCTGAAGATGCTGGACACCGGCGCGATGTACCGGGCCGTCGCGCTCAAGTGCCTGCGCCAGGCGATCGACCTTAGCGTCATCGACGAGCATGGGCCGGACTCGGCCCCGACCGTCGACCGGGTCGTCGCCCTTACCGCTTCCACCCACCTGGAGTTCGGACCGGGCGACCCCGCCCCGGTCCTTCTGGACGGCGAGGACGTCAGCGGGCTGATCCGAAGCCTGGAGGTCAGCGAGGCGGCCAGTCGCATCAGTGTGGTGCCCGGGGTCCGGCGTCAACTGGCGGGAGCCCAGAGCCGGATCGTGGAACCGGGCGGGTTCGTCTTGGAGGGACGCGACGTGACGACGGTCGTCGCCCCCAGCGCCGACCTCAAGGTCTTCCTGACCGCCAGCATCGAGGAACGCGCCCGCCGTCGCTGGCTGGAGTTCCGGGCCAAGGGTATGGACGTGGCCCTGAGCAAGGTCGTCCTCGAAGTCGTCGAGCGTGATTGGCGCGACTACAAGCGCGAGGACTCCCCGCTGATGCTCGCTGCCGACGCCCACATCGTCGAGTCGTACGGCAAGACACCGGACGAGGTGGCGGGCGAGGTCGTCCGGCTCTTGACCCCCGACGTCCGCTGA
- the dapA gene encoding 4-hydroxy-tetrahydrodipicolinate synthase: MGAFFGPRDWGTLMTAMLTPFDKNGAVDYDLAGQVATHLVDKQKNDGIVVNGTTGESPTLTEYEKLRLLEVVLEAVGGRAAVVFGAGTYNTAESVLMAKEAEHRGAHGLMFVNPYYSRPGQAGLEAHFRACAAATGLPVMLYNIQPRSAINLDTDTLLRLADVPNIVAVKEASGNIGQITDVCAKAPDGFRVYSGDDALTPAVLAVGGHGLVSVAAHVVGAELKEVIEAFASDPGRSVTVFRRILPVLRALFSAPSPVPVKYALARTAGFACEAVRLPLVELSGAEKQVVDQALALLAVGA; the protein is encoded by the coding sequence ATGGGCGCGTTCTTCGGCCCCCGCGACTGGGGCACGTTGATGACGGCGATGCTGACTCCGTTCGACAAGAACGGGGCGGTGGACTACGACTTGGCGGGACAGGTCGCCACGCACCTTGTTGACAAACAAAAGAACGACGGCATCGTCGTGAACGGCACGACGGGAGAGTCGCCCACCCTTACCGAGTATGAAAAGCTCCGGCTGCTCGAAGTCGTCTTGGAAGCCGTCGGCGGACGGGCCGCCGTCGTCTTCGGGGCCGGCACCTACAACACTGCCGAGAGCGTCCTGATGGCCAAGGAGGCCGAACACCGGGGTGCGCACGGCCTGATGTTCGTCAACCCGTACTACAGCCGCCCGGGCCAGGCCGGCCTGGAGGCCCACTTCCGCGCCTGCGCCGCCGCCACGGGGTTGCCGGTGATGCTCTACAACATCCAGCCGCGGTCGGCGATCAACCTGGACACCGACACCCTGCTCCGCCTGGCCGACGTGCCGAACATTGTCGCGGTCAAGGAGGCGAGCGGAAACATCGGCCAGATCACCGACGTTTGCGCCAAGGCCCCGGATGGCTTCCGGGTCTATTCCGGTGACGACGCTTTGACCCCGGCCGTCCTGGCGGTGGGGGGGCACGGCTTGGTCAGCGTGGCCGCCCACGTCGTCGGCGCGGAATTGAAGGAAGTGATCGAGGCCTTTGCCAGCGACCCTGGGCGGTCGGTCACGGTGTTCAGGCGGATCCTGCCCGTGCTCCGCGCCCTCTTCAGCGCACCGTCGCCCGTACCGGTCAAGTACGCCTTGGCCCGGACGGCCGGCTTCGCGTGTGAGGCGGTCCGGCTCCCCCTGGTGGAACTGTCAGGGGCCGAAAAGCAGGTCGTGGACCAGGCGTTGGCCTTGCTGGCCGTCGGTGCTTAG
- a CDS encoding DUF4139 domain-containing protein encodes MVLLSTAITLAAAIASAPESSELTIYNGGFALVKEHRSLDLKAGVQSVGVEDVAQQIEANSVAIKSLSAPGSFNVLEQNYQYDLISPAAILQKAVGQPVTFIRTFDNGKKDVVHGTLLSSPMAVVSMGNGASTNIYNGMVIRTDDGKILLNPVGEIQVDKLPAGLISKPTLMWMLDSEKAGRNNIELRYLTRGMSWQSDYVLSLDKDGRVGDLQGWVTLTNNSGATFENTKLKLVAGDVNRVVQQMGMGGLGGGGFGAAKPAAPPMTQEQFADYHLYTLTRPATVRNNEMKQVSLLEASGVKVTKKLLVDAMWGMGTVYPNEGVVGTGPIKPVIFLQIKNSKENQLGMPLPKGTFKVFQTDSSGSLQMLGEDAIDHTPKEEEVSLRVGNAFDIVVERKRTSFEWIRRGWAARESFEIELRNRKETPETVHVWERHWGDHKVIKQSMDGKWLDSQIYEFVVDLKPNEVKTVTYTIETEWD; translated from the coding sequence ATGGTTTTATTGTCTACCGCGATCACTCTTGCTGCCGCTATCGCCAGTGCCCCCGAGAGTTCGGAGCTCACCATTTACAACGGTGGCTTCGCCTTGGTCAAGGAGCACCGGTCCCTCGACCTCAAGGCAGGTGTCCAGTCCGTGGGGGTCGAAGACGTCGCCCAGCAGATCGAGGCGAACAGTGTGGCGATCAAGAGCCTGTCCGCCCCCGGGTCGTTCAACGTGTTGGAACAGAACTACCAGTACGACCTGATCAGCCCGGCGGCCATCCTCCAGAAAGCAGTCGGACAACCGGTCACGTTTATCCGCACGTTCGACAACGGCAAGAAGGACGTCGTCCACGGCACGTTGCTCAGTTCCCCCATGGCGGTGGTCAGCATGGGCAACGGTGCCAGCACAAACATCTACAACGGCATGGTCATCCGCACCGACGACGGCAAGATCCTCTTGAACCCGGTCGGCGAGATCCAGGTGGACAAGTTGCCCGCCGGACTGATCAGCAAACCGACCCTGATGTGGATGTTGGACAGCGAGAAGGCGGGCCGCAACAACATCGAGCTGCGCTATTTGACCCGCGGAATGTCGTGGCAAAGCGACTACGTGCTGTCCCTTGACAAGGACGGCCGAGTGGGCGACCTTCAGGGCTGGGTCACCTTGACGAACAACTCCGGCGCCACATTTGAAAACACCAAGCTCAAGCTTGTCGCAGGCGACGTCAACCGCGTGGTCCAACAAATGGGGATGGGCGGACTTGGCGGCGGTGGGTTCGGTGCGGCCAAGCCGGCTGCGCCGCCCATGACGCAGGAGCAGTTCGCCGACTACCACCTGTACACCCTGACCAGGCCAGCCACCGTCCGCAACAACGAGATGAAGCAGGTCAGCCTCCTGGAGGCGTCGGGCGTCAAGGTCACCAAGAAGCTGCTTGTCGACGCGATGTGGGGGATGGGCACGGTCTATCCGAACGAAGGCGTCGTCGGCACCGGCCCGATCAAACCCGTCATCTTCCTTCAGATCAAGAACTCGAAGGAGAACCAGCTGGGTATGCCGCTTCCGAAGGGCACCTTCAAGGTCTTCCAGACCGACAGCTCAGGATCCCTGCAGATGCTCGGCGAGGACGCGATCGACCACACGCCGAAGGAAGAAGAGGTCAGCCTCCGCGTCGGTAACGCCTTCGACATCGTCGTCGAACGCAAACGCACGAGCTTCGAGTGGATCCGCCGCGGCTGGGCCGCCCGCGAGTCCTTTGAGATCGAACTGCGCAACCGCAAGGAGACCCCGGAGACGGTGCATGTGTGGGAGCGGCACTGGGGCGACCACAAGGTCATCAAGCAGAGCATGGACGGCAAGTGGCTCGATTCTCAGATCTACGAGTTTGTCGTGGACCTGAAGCCGAACGAAGTGAAAACGGTGACCTACACGATCGAGACCGAGTGGGACTGA